A single Macaca fascicularis isolate 582-1 chromosome 13, T2T-MFA8v1.1 DNA region contains:
- the ABCG8 gene encoding ATP-binding cassette sub-family G member 8 isoform X1 produces MAGKVAEERGLPKGTAAQDASGLQDRLFSSETDNSLYFTYSGQPNTLEVRDLNYQVDLASQVPWFEHLAQFKMPWTSASRRNSCELGIQNLSFKVRSGQMLAIIGSSGCGRASLLDVITSRGHGGKIKSGQIWINGQPSSPQLVRKCVAHVRQHDQLLPNLTVRETLAFIAQMRLPRTFSQAQRDKRVEDVIAELRLRQCADTRVGNTYVRGVSGGERRRVSIGVQLLWNPGILILDEPTSGLDSFTAHNLVKTLSRLAKGNRLVLISLHQPRSDIFRLFDLVLLMTSGTPIYLGAAQHMVQYFTAIGYPCPRYSNPADFYVDLTGIDRRSREQEVATREKAQSLAALFLEKVRDLDDFLWKAETKDLDEDTCVESSLTPLDTNCLSSPTKMPGAVQQFTTLIRRQISNDFRDLPTLLIHGAEACLMSLTIGFLYFGHGNIQLSFMDTAALLFMIGALIPFNVILDVISKCYSERAMLYYELEDGLYTTSPYFFAKILGELPEHCAYIIIYGMPTYWLANLRPGLQPFLLHFLLVWLVVFCCRIMALATAALLPTFHMASFLSNALYNSFYLTAGYMINLSSLWTVPAWISKVSFLRWCFEGLMKIQFSGRNYKMPLGNFTTAVSGDKILSAMELNSYPLYAIYLIVIGLSGGFMVLYYVSLRFIKQKPSQDW; encoded by the exons ATGGCTGGGAAGGTGGCAGAGGAGAGAGGGCTGCCGAAAGGGACCGCTGCCCAGGATGCCTCG GGCCTCCAGGATAGATTGTTCTCCTCTGAAACTGACAACAGCCTGTACTTCACCTACAGTGGTCAGCCCAACACTCTGGAGGTCAGAGACCTCAACTACCAG GTGGACCTGGCTTCTCAGGTCCCTTGGTTTGAGCACCTGGCTCAGTTCAAGATGCCCTGGACATCTGCCAGCCGCCGGAATTCTTGTGAGCTGGGCATCCAAAACCTAAGCTTCAAAGTCAGAAGTGGGCAGATGCTGGCCATCATAGGGAGCTCAG GTTGTGGGAGAGCCTCGTTGCTGGACGTGATCACCAGCCGAGGTCACGGTGGCAAGATCAAGTCAGGCCAGATCTGGATCAACGGGCAGCCCAGCTCGCCTCAGCTAGTGAGGAAGTGCGTGGCCCACGTGCGCCAGCACGACCAGCTGCTCCCCAACCTGACTGTGCGAGAGACCCTGGCCTTCATTGCCCAGATGCGGCTGCCCAGAACCTTCTCCCAGGCCCAGCGTGACAAAAGG GTGGAGGATGTGATCGCGGAGCTGCGGCTTCGGCAGTGCGCTGACACCCGCGTGGGCAACACGTATGTGCGAGGGGTGTCGGGGGGCGAGCGCAGGAGAGTCAGCATTGGGGTGCAGCTCCTGTGGAACCCAG GAATCCTCATTCTCGACGAACCCACCTCTGGGCTCGACAGCTTCACGGCACACAACCTGGTGAAGACATTGTCCAGACTGGCCAAAGGCAACCGGCTGGTGCTCATCTCCCTCCACCAGCCTCGCTCCGACATCTTCAGGCTGTTTGATCTGGTCCTTCTGATGACGTCTGGTACCCCCATCTACTTAGGGGCGGCCCAGCACATGGTCCAGTATTTCACAGCCATTGGCTACCCCTGTCCTCGCTACAGCAACCCCGCTGACTTCTATG TGGACCTGACCGGCATTGACAGGCGCAGCAGAGAGCAGGAAGTGGCCACCAGGGAGAAGGCTCAGTCACTTGCAGCCCTGTTTCTAGAAAAAGTGCGTGACTTAGATGACTTCCTGTGGAAAGCAGAGACGAAGGATCTTGATGAGGACACCTGTGTGGAAAG CAGCCTGACCCCACTAGACACCAACTGCCTCTCGAGTCCTACGAAGATGCCTGGGGCGGTGCAGCAGTTTACCACGCTGATCCG tCGTCAGATTTCCAACGACTTCCGAGACCTGCCCACCCTCCTCATCCACGGGGCAGAAGCCTGTCTGATGTCGCTGACCATCGGTTTCCTCTATTTTGGCCACGGGAACATCCAGCTCTCCTTCATGGATACAGCCGCCCTCTTGTTCATGATCGGCGCTCTCATCCCTTTCAATGTCATTCTGGATGTCATCTCCAAAT GTTACTCGGAGAGGGCAATGCTTTACTATGAACTGGAAGACGGGCTGTACACCACTAGTCCATATTTCTTTGCCAAG ATCCTCGGCGAGCTTCCGGAGCACTGTGCCTACATCATCATCTACGGGATGCCCACCTACTGGCTGGCCAACCTGAGGCCGGGCCTCCAGCCCTTCCTGCTGCACTTCCTGCTGGTGTGGCTGGTGGTCTTCTGTTGCAGGATTATGGCCCTGGCCACCGCGGCCCTGCTCCCCACCTTCCACATGGCCTCCTTCCTCAGCAACGCCCTCTACAACTCCTTCTACCTCACCGCGGGCTACATGATAAACTTGAGCAGCCTGTGGACAG TGCCCGCGTGGATTTCCAAAGTGTCCTTCCTGCGGTGGTGTTTTGAAGGGCTGATGAAGATTCAGTTCAGCggaagaaattataaaatgccTCTCGGGAACTTCACCACCGCGGTCTCAGGAGATAAA ATCCTCAGTGCCATGGAGCTGAACTCGTACCCTCTCTACGCCATCTACCTCATCGTCATTGGCCTCAGCGGTGGCTTCATGGTCCTGTACTACGTGTCCTTAAGGTTCATCAAACAGAAGCCAAGTCAAGACTGGTGA
- the ABCG8 gene encoding ATP-binding cassette sub-family G member 8 isoform X3: MAGKVAEERGLPKGTAAQDASVDLASQVPWFEHLAQFKMPWTSASRRNSCELGIQNLSFKVRSGQMLAIIGSSGCGRASLLDVITSRGHGGKIKSGQIWINGQPSSPQLVRKCVAHVRQHDQLLPNLTVRETLAFIAQMRLPRTFSQAQRDKRVEDVIAELRLRQCADTRVGNTYVRGVSGGERRRVSIGVQLLWNPGILILDEPTSGLDSFTAHNLVKTLSRLAKGNRLVLISLHQPRSDIFRLFDLVLLMTSGTPIYLGAAQHMVQYFTAIGYPCPRYSNPADFYVDLTGIDRRSREQEVATREKAQSLAALFLEKVRDLDDFLWKAETKDLDEDTCVESSLTPLDTNCLSSPTKMPGAVQQFTTLIRRQISNDFRDLPTLLIHGAEACLMSLTIGFLYFGHGNIQLSFMDTAALLFMIGALIPFNVILDVISKCYSERAMLYYELEDGLYTTSPYFFAKILGELPEHCAYIIIYGMPTYWLANLRPGLQPFLLHFLLVWLVVFCCRIMALATAALLPTFHMASFLSNALYNSFYLTAGYMINLSSLWTVPAWISKVSFLRWCFEGLMKIQFSGRNYKMPLGNFTTAVSGDKILSAMELNSYPLYAIYLIVIGLSGGFMVLYYVSLRFIKQKPSQDW; this comes from the exons ATGGCTGGGAAGGTGGCAGAGGAGAGAGGGCTGCCGAAAGGGACCGCTGCCCAGGATGCCTCG GTGGACCTGGCTTCTCAGGTCCCTTGGTTTGAGCACCTGGCTCAGTTCAAGATGCCCTGGACATCTGCCAGCCGCCGGAATTCTTGTGAGCTGGGCATCCAAAACCTAAGCTTCAAAGTCAGAAGTGGGCAGATGCTGGCCATCATAGGGAGCTCAG GTTGTGGGAGAGCCTCGTTGCTGGACGTGATCACCAGCCGAGGTCACGGTGGCAAGATCAAGTCAGGCCAGATCTGGATCAACGGGCAGCCCAGCTCGCCTCAGCTAGTGAGGAAGTGCGTGGCCCACGTGCGCCAGCACGACCAGCTGCTCCCCAACCTGACTGTGCGAGAGACCCTGGCCTTCATTGCCCAGATGCGGCTGCCCAGAACCTTCTCCCAGGCCCAGCGTGACAAAAGG GTGGAGGATGTGATCGCGGAGCTGCGGCTTCGGCAGTGCGCTGACACCCGCGTGGGCAACACGTATGTGCGAGGGGTGTCGGGGGGCGAGCGCAGGAGAGTCAGCATTGGGGTGCAGCTCCTGTGGAACCCAG GAATCCTCATTCTCGACGAACCCACCTCTGGGCTCGACAGCTTCACGGCACACAACCTGGTGAAGACATTGTCCAGACTGGCCAAAGGCAACCGGCTGGTGCTCATCTCCCTCCACCAGCCTCGCTCCGACATCTTCAGGCTGTTTGATCTGGTCCTTCTGATGACGTCTGGTACCCCCATCTACTTAGGGGCGGCCCAGCACATGGTCCAGTATTTCACAGCCATTGGCTACCCCTGTCCTCGCTACAGCAACCCCGCTGACTTCTATG TGGACCTGACCGGCATTGACAGGCGCAGCAGAGAGCAGGAAGTGGCCACCAGGGAGAAGGCTCAGTCACTTGCAGCCCTGTTTCTAGAAAAAGTGCGTGACTTAGATGACTTCCTGTGGAAAGCAGAGACGAAGGATCTTGATGAGGACACCTGTGTGGAAAG CAGCCTGACCCCACTAGACACCAACTGCCTCTCGAGTCCTACGAAGATGCCTGGGGCGGTGCAGCAGTTTACCACGCTGATCCG tCGTCAGATTTCCAACGACTTCCGAGACCTGCCCACCCTCCTCATCCACGGGGCAGAAGCCTGTCTGATGTCGCTGACCATCGGTTTCCTCTATTTTGGCCACGGGAACATCCAGCTCTCCTTCATGGATACAGCCGCCCTCTTGTTCATGATCGGCGCTCTCATCCCTTTCAATGTCATTCTGGATGTCATCTCCAAAT GTTACTCGGAGAGGGCAATGCTTTACTATGAACTGGAAGACGGGCTGTACACCACTAGTCCATATTTCTTTGCCAAG ATCCTCGGCGAGCTTCCGGAGCACTGTGCCTACATCATCATCTACGGGATGCCCACCTACTGGCTGGCCAACCTGAGGCCGGGCCTCCAGCCCTTCCTGCTGCACTTCCTGCTGGTGTGGCTGGTGGTCTTCTGTTGCAGGATTATGGCCCTGGCCACCGCGGCCCTGCTCCCCACCTTCCACATGGCCTCCTTCCTCAGCAACGCCCTCTACAACTCCTTCTACCTCACCGCGGGCTACATGATAAACTTGAGCAGCCTGTGGACAG TGCCCGCGTGGATTTCCAAAGTGTCCTTCCTGCGGTGGTGTTTTGAAGGGCTGATGAAGATTCAGTTCAGCggaagaaattataaaatgccTCTCGGGAACTTCACCACCGCGGTCTCAGGAGATAAA ATCCTCAGTGCCATGGAGCTGAACTCGTACCCTCTCTACGCCATCTACCTCATCGTCATTGGCCTCAGCGGTGGCTTCATGGTCCTGTACTACGTGTCCTTAAGGTTCATCAAACAGAAGCCAAGTCAAGACTGGTGA
- the ABCG8 gene encoding ATP-binding cassette sub-family G member 8 isoform X6 — protein MRLPRTFSQAQRDKRVEDVIAELRLRQCADTRVGNTYVRGVSGGERRRVSIGVQLLWNPGILILDEPTSGLDSFTAHNLVKTLSRLAKGNRLVLISLHQPRSDIFRLFDLVLLMTSGTPIYLGAAQHMVQYFTAIGYPCPRYSNPADFYVDLTGIDRRSREQEVATREKAQSLAALFLEKVRDLDDFLWKAETKDLDEDTCVESLTPLDTNCLSSPTKMPGAVQQFTTLIRRQISNDFRDLPTLLIHGAEACLMSLTIGFLYFGHGNIQLSFMDTAALLFMIGALIPFNVILDVISKCYSERAMLYYELEDGLYTTSPYFFAKILGELPEHCAYIIIYGMPTYWLANLRPGLQPFLLHFLLVWLVVFCCRIMALATAALLPTFHMASFLSNALYNSFYLTAGYMINLSSLWTVPAWISKVSFLRWCFEGLMKIQFSGRNYKMPLGNFTTAVSGDKILSAMELNSYPLYAIYLIVIGLSGGFMVLYYVSLRFIKQKPSQDW, from the exons ATGCGGCTGCCCAGAACCTTCTCCCAGGCCCAGCGTGACAAAAGG GTGGAGGATGTGATCGCGGAGCTGCGGCTTCGGCAGTGCGCTGACACCCGCGTGGGCAACACGTATGTGCGAGGGGTGTCGGGGGGCGAGCGCAGGAGAGTCAGCATTGGGGTGCAGCTCCTGTGGAACCCAG GAATCCTCATTCTCGACGAACCCACCTCTGGGCTCGACAGCTTCACGGCACACAACCTGGTGAAGACATTGTCCAGACTGGCCAAAGGCAACCGGCTGGTGCTCATCTCCCTCCACCAGCCTCGCTCCGACATCTTCAGGCTGTTTGATCTGGTCCTTCTGATGACGTCTGGTACCCCCATCTACTTAGGGGCGGCCCAGCACATGGTCCAGTATTTCACAGCCATTGGCTACCCCTGTCCTCGCTACAGCAACCCCGCTGACTTCTATG TGGACCTGACCGGCATTGACAGGCGCAGCAGAGAGCAGGAAGTGGCCACCAGGGAGAAGGCTCAGTCACTTGCAGCCCTGTTTCTAGAAAAAGTGCGTGACTTAGATGACTTCCTGTGGAAAGCAGAGACGAAGGATCTTGATGAGGACACCTGTGTGGAAAG CCTGACCCCACTAGACACCAACTGCCTCTCGAGTCCTACGAAGATGCCTGGGGCGGTGCAGCAGTTTACCACGCTGATCCG tCGTCAGATTTCCAACGACTTCCGAGACCTGCCCACCCTCCTCATCCACGGGGCAGAAGCCTGTCTGATGTCGCTGACCATCGGTTTCCTCTATTTTGGCCACGGGAACATCCAGCTCTCCTTCATGGATACAGCCGCCCTCTTGTTCATGATCGGCGCTCTCATCCCTTTCAATGTCATTCTGGATGTCATCTCCAAAT GTTACTCGGAGAGGGCAATGCTTTACTATGAACTGGAAGACGGGCTGTACACCACTAGTCCATATTTCTTTGCCAAG ATCCTCGGCGAGCTTCCGGAGCACTGTGCCTACATCATCATCTACGGGATGCCCACCTACTGGCTGGCCAACCTGAGGCCGGGCCTCCAGCCCTTCCTGCTGCACTTCCTGCTGGTGTGGCTGGTGGTCTTCTGTTGCAGGATTATGGCCCTGGCCACCGCGGCCCTGCTCCCCACCTTCCACATGGCCTCCTTCCTCAGCAACGCCCTCTACAACTCCTTCTACCTCACCGCGGGCTACATGATAAACTTGAGCAGCCTGTGGACAG TGCCCGCGTGGATTTCCAAAGTGTCCTTCCTGCGGTGGTGTTTTGAAGGGCTGATGAAGATTCAGTTCAGCggaagaaattataaaatgccTCTCGGGAACTTCACCACCGCGGTCTCAGGAGATAAA ATCCTCAGTGCCATGGAGCTGAACTCGTACCCTCTCTACGCCATCTACCTCATCGTCATTGGCCTCAGCGGTGGCTTCATGGTCCTGTACTACGTGTCCTTAAGGTTCATCAAACAGAAGCCAAGTCAAGACTGGTGA
- the ABCG8 gene encoding ATP-binding cassette sub-family G member 8 isoform X5, which yields MRLPRTFSQAQRDKRVEDVIAELRLRQCADTRVGNTYVRGVSGGERRRVSIGVQLLWNPGILILDEPTSGLDSFTAHNLVKTLSRLAKGNRLVLISLHQPRSDIFRLFDLVLLMTSGTPIYLGAAQHMVQYFTAIGYPCPRYSNPADFYVDLTGIDRRSREQEVATREKAQSLAALFLEKVRDLDDFLWKAETKDLDEDTCVESSLTPLDTNCLSSPTKMPGAVQQFTTLIRRQISNDFRDLPTLLIHGAEACLMSLTIGFLYFGHGNIQLSFMDTAALLFMIGALIPFNVILDVISKCYSERAMLYYELEDGLYTTSPYFFAKILGELPEHCAYIIIYGMPTYWLANLRPGLQPFLLHFLLVWLVVFCCRIMALATAALLPTFHMASFLSNALYNSFYLTAGYMINLSSLWTVPAWISKVSFLRWCFEGLMKIQFSGRNYKMPLGNFTTAVSGDKILSAMELNSYPLYAIYLIVIGLSGGFMVLYYVSLRFIKQKPSQDW from the exons ATGCGGCTGCCCAGAACCTTCTCCCAGGCCCAGCGTGACAAAAGG GTGGAGGATGTGATCGCGGAGCTGCGGCTTCGGCAGTGCGCTGACACCCGCGTGGGCAACACGTATGTGCGAGGGGTGTCGGGGGGCGAGCGCAGGAGAGTCAGCATTGGGGTGCAGCTCCTGTGGAACCCAG GAATCCTCATTCTCGACGAACCCACCTCTGGGCTCGACAGCTTCACGGCACACAACCTGGTGAAGACATTGTCCAGACTGGCCAAAGGCAACCGGCTGGTGCTCATCTCCCTCCACCAGCCTCGCTCCGACATCTTCAGGCTGTTTGATCTGGTCCTTCTGATGACGTCTGGTACCCCCATCTACTTAGGGGCGGCCCAGCACATGGTCCAGTATTTCACAGCCATTGGCTACCCCTGTCCTCGCTACAGCAACCCCGCTGACTTCTATG TGGACCTGACCGGCATTGACAGGCGCAGCAGAGAGCAGGAAGTGGCCACCAGGGAGAAGGCTCAGTCACTTGCAGCCCTGTTTCTAGAAAAAGTGCGTGACTTAGATGACTTCCTGTGGAAAGCAGAGACGAAGGATCTTGATGAGGACACCTGTGTGGAAAG CAGCCTGACCCCACTAGACACCAACTGCCTCTCGAGTCCTACGAAGATGCCTGGGGCGGTGCAGCAGTTTACCACGCTGATCCG tCGTCAGATTTCCAACGACTTCCGAGACCTGCCCACCCTCCTCATCCACGGGGCAGAAGCCTGTCTGATGTCGCTGACCATCGGTTTCCTCTATTTTGGCCACGGGAACATCCAGCTCTCCTTCATGGATACAGCCGCCCTCTTGTTCATGATCGGCGCTCTCATCCCTTTCAATGTCATTCTGGATGTCATCTCCAAAT GTTACTCGGAGAGGGCAATGCTTTACTATGAACTGGAAGACGGGCTGTACACCACTAGTCCATATTTCTTTGCCAAG ATCCTCGGCGAGCTTCCGGAGCACTGTGCCTACATCATCATCTACGGGATGCCCACCTACTGGCTGGCCAACCTGAGGCCGGGCCTCCAGCCCTTCCTGCTGCACTTCCTGCTGGTGTGGCTGGTGGTCTTCTGTTGCAGGATTATGGCCCTGGCCACCGCGGCCCTGCTCCCCACCTTCCACATGGCCTCCTTCCTCAGCAACGCCCTCTACAACTCCTTCTACCTCACCGCGGGCTACATGATAAACTTGAGCAGCCTGTGGACAG TGCCCGCGTGGATTTCCAAAGTGTCCTTCCTGCGGTGGTGTTTTGAAGGGCTGATGAAGATTCAGTTCAGCggaagaaattataaaatgccTCTCGGGAACTTCACCACCGCGGTCTCAGGAGATAAA ATCCTCAGTGCCATGGAGCTGAACTCGTACCCTCTCTACGCCATCTACCTCATCGTCATTGGCCTCAGCGGTGGCTTCATGGTCCTGTACTACGTGTCCTTAAGGTTCATCAAACAGAAGCCAAGTCAAGACTGGTGA
- the ABCG8 gene encoding ATP-binding cassette sub-family G member 8 isoform X4, whose product MAGKVAEERGLPKGTAAQDASVDLASQVPWFEHLAQFKMPWTSASRRNSCELGIQNLSFKVRSGQMLAIIGSSGCGRASLLDVITSRGHGGKIKSGQIWINGQPSSPQLVRKCVAHVRQHDQLLPNLTVRETLAFIAQMRLPRTFSQAQRDKRVEDVIAELRLRQCADTRVGNTYVRGVSGGERRRVSIGVQLLWNPGILILDEPTSGLDSFTAHNLVKTLSRLAKGNRLVLISLHQPRSDIFRLFDLVLLMTSGTPIYLGAAQHMVQYFTAIGYPCPRYSNPADFYVDLTGIDRRSREQEVATREKAQSLAALFLEKVRDLDDFLWKAETKDLDEDTCVESLTPLDTNCLSSPTKMPGAVQQFTTLIRRQISNDFRDLPTLLIHGAEACLMSLTIGFLYFGHGNIQLSFMDTAALLFMIGALIPFNVILDVISKCYSERAMLYYELEDGLYTTSPYFFAKILGELPEHCAYIIIYGMPTYWLANLRPGLQPFLLHFLLVWLVVFCCRIMALATAALLPTFHMASFLSNALYNSFYLTAGYMINLSSLWTVPAWISKVSFLRWCFEGLMKIQFSGRNYKMPLGNFTTAVSGDKILSAMELNSYPLYAIYLIVIGLSGGFMVLYYVSLRFIKQKPSQDW is encoded by the exons ATGGCTGGGAAGGTGGCAGAGGAGAGAGGGCTGCCGAAAGGGACCGCTGCCCAGGATGCCTCG GTGGACCTGGCTTCTCAGGTCCCTTGGTTTGAGCACCTGGCTCAGTTCAAGATGCCCTGGACATCTGCCAGCCGCCGGAATTCTTGTGAGCTGGGCATCCAAAACCTAAGCTTCAAAGTCAGAAGTGGGCAGATGCTGGCCATCATAGGGAGCTCAG GTTGTGGGAGAGCCTCGTTGCTGGACGTGATCACCAGCCGAGGTCACGGTGGCAAGATCAAGTCAGGCCAGATCTGGATCAACGGGCAGCCCAGCTCGCCTCAGCTAGTGAGGAAGTGCGTGGCCCACGTGCGCCAGCACGACCAGCTGCTCCCCAACCTGACTGTGCGAGAGACCCTGGCCTTCATTGCCCAGATGCGGCTGCCCAGAACCTTCTCCCAGGCCCAGCGTGACAAAAGG GTGGAGGATGTGATCGCGGAGCTGCGGCTTCGGCAGTGCGCTGACACCCGCGTGGGCAACACGTATGTGCGAGGGGTGTCGGGGGGCGAGCGCAGGAGAGTCAGCATTGGGGTGCAGCTCCTGTGGAACCCAG GAATCCTCATTCTCGACGAACCCACCTCTGGGCTCGACAGCTTCACGGCACACAACCTGGTGAAGACATTGTCCAGACTGGCCAAAGGCAACCGGCTGGTGCTCATCTCCCTCCACCAGCCTCGCTCCGACATCTTCAGGCTGTTTGATCTGGTCCTTCTGATGACGTCTGGTACCCCCATCTACTTAGGGGCGGCCCAGCACATGGTCCAGTATTTCACAGCCATTGGCTACCCCTGTCCTCGCTACAGCAACCCCGCTGACTTCTATG TGGACCTGACCGGCATTGACAGGCGCAGCAGAGAGCAGGAAGTGGCCACCAGGGAGAAGGCTCAGTCACTTGCAGCCCTGTTTCTAGAAAAAGTGCGTGACTTAGATGACTTCCTGTGGAAAGCAGAGACGAAGGATCTTGATGAGGACACCTGTGTGGAAAG CCTGACCCCACTAGACACCAACTGCCTCTCGAGTCCTACGAAGATGCCTGGGGCGGTGCAGCAGTTTACCACGCTGATCCG tCGTCAGATTTCCAACGACTTCCGAGACCTGCCCACCCTCCTCATCCACGGGGCAGAAGCCTGTCTGATGTCGCTGACCATCGGTTTCCTCTATTTTGGCCACGGGAACATCCAGCTCTCCTTCATGGATACAGCCGCCCTCTTGTTCATGATCGGCGCTCTCATCCCTTTCAATGTCATTCTGGATGTCATCTCCAAAT GTTACTCGGAGAGGGCAATGCTTTACTATGAACTGGAAGACGGGCTGTACACCACTAGTCCATATTTCTTTGCCAAG ATCCTCGGCGAGCTTCCGGAGCACTGTGCCTACATCATCATCTACGGGATGCCCACCTACTGGCTGGCCAACCTGAGGCCGGGCCTCCAGCCCTTCCTGCTGCACTTCCTGCTGGTGTGGCTGGTGGTCTTCTGTTGCAGGATTATGGCCCTGGCCACCGCGGCCCTGCTCCCCACCTTCCACATGGCCTCCTTCCTCAGCAACGCCCTCTACAACTCCTTCTACCTCACCGCGGGCTACATGATAAACTTGAGCAGCCTGTGGACAG TGCCCGCGTGGATTTCCAAAGTGTCCTTCCTGCGGTGGTGTTTTGAAGGGCTGATGAAGATTCAGTTCAGCggaagaaattataaaatgccTCTCGGGAACTTCACCACCGCGGTCTCAGGAGATAAA ATCCTCAGTGCCATGGAGCTGAACTCGTACCCTCTCTACGCCATCTACCTCATCGTCATTGGCCTCAGCGGTGGCTTCATGGTCCTGTACTACGTGTCCTTAAGGTTCATCAAACAGAAGCCAAGTCAAGACTGGTGA
- the ABCG8 gene encoding ATP-binding cassette sub-family G member 8 isoform X2 yields MAGKVAEERGLPKGTAAQDASGLQDRLFSSETDNSLYFTYSGQPNTLEVRDLNYQVDLASQVPWFEHLAQFKMPWTSASRRNSCELGIQNLSFKVRSGQMLAIIGSSGCGRASLLDVITSRGHGGKIKSGQIWINGQPSSPQLVRKCVAHVRQHDQLLPNLTVRETLAFIAQMRLPRTFSQAQRDKRVEDVIAELRLRQCADTRVGNTYVRGVSGGERRRVSIGVQLLWNPGILILDEPTSGLDSFTAHNLVKTLSRLAKGNRLVLISLHQPRSDIFRLFDLVLLMTSGTPIYLGAAQHMVQYFTAIGYPCPRYSNPADFYVDLTGIDRRSREQEVATREKAQSLAALFLEKVRDLDDFLWKAETKDLDEDTCVESLTPLDTNCLSSPTKMPGAVQQFTTLIRRQISNDFRDLPTLLIHGAEACLMSLTIGFLYFGHGNIQLSFMDTAALLFMIGALIPFNVILDVISKCYSERAMLYYELEDGLYTTSPYFFAKILGELPEHCAYIIIYGMPTYWLANLRPGLQPFLLHFLLVWLVVFCCRIMALATAALLPTFHMASFLSNALYNSFYLTAGYMINLSSLWTVPAWISKVSFLRWCFEGLMKIQFSGRNYKMPLGNFTTAVSGDKILSAMELNSYPLYAIYLIVIGLSGGFMVLYYVSLRFIKQKPSQDW; encoded by the exons ATGGCTGGGAAGGTGGCAGAGGAGAGAGGGCTGCCGAAAGGGACCGCTGCCCAGGATGCCTCG GGCCTCCAGGATAGATTGTTCTCCTCTGAAACTGACAACAGCCTGTACTTCACCTACAGTGGTCAGCCCAACACTCTGGAGGTCAGAGACCTCAACTACCAG GTGGACCTGGCTTCTCAGGTCCCTTGGTTTGAGCACCTGGCTCAGTTCAAGATGCCCTGGACATCTGCCAGCCGCCGGAATTCTTGTGAGCTGGGCATCCAAAACCTAAGCTTCAAAGTCAGAAGTGGGCAGATGCTGGCCATCATAGGGAGCTCAG GTTGTGGGAGAGCCTCGTTGCTGGACGTGATCACCAGCCGAGGTCACGGTGGCAAGATCAAGTCAGGCCAGATCTGGATCAACGGGCAGCCCAGCTCGCCTCAGCTAGTGAGGAAGTGCGTGGCCCACGTGCGCCAGCACGACCAGCTGCTCCCCAACCTGACTGTGCGAGAGACCCTGGCCTTCATTGCCCAGATGCGGCTGCCCAGAACCTTCTCCCAGGCCCAGCGTGACAAAAGG GTGGAGGATGTGATCGCGGAGCTGCGGCTTCGGCAGTGCGCTGACACCCGCGTGGGCAACACGTATGTGCGAGGGGTGTCGGGGGGCGAGCGCAGGAGAGTCAGCATTGGGGTGCAGCTCCTGTGGAACCCAG GAATCCTCATTCTCGACGAACCCACCTCTGGGCTCGACAGCTTCACGGCACACAACCTGGTGAAGACATTGTCCAGACTGGCCAAAGGCAACCGGCTGGTGCTCATCTCCCTCCACCAGCCTCGCTCCGACATCTTCAGGCTGTTTGATCTGGTCCTTCTGATGACGTCTGGTACCCCCATCTACTTAGGGGCGGCCCAGCACATGGTCCAGTATTTCACAGCCATTGGCTACCCCTGTCCTCGCTACAGCAACCCCGCTGACTTCTATG TGGACCTGACCGGCATTGACAGGCGCAGCAGAGAGCAGGAAGTGGCCACCAGGGAGAAGGCTCAGTCACTTGCAGCCCTGTTTCTAGAAAAAGTGCGTGACTTAGATGACTTCCTGTGGAAAGCAGAGACGAAGGATCTTGATGAGGACACCTGTGTGGAAAG CCTGACCCCACTAGACACCAACTGCCTCTCGAGTCCTACGAAGATGCCTGGGGCGGTGCAGCAGTTTACCACGCTGATCCG tCGTCAGATTTCCAACGACTTCCGAGACCTGCCCACCCTCCTCATCCACGGGGCAGAAGCCTGTCTGATGTCGCTGACCATCGGTTTCCTCTATTTTGGCCACGGGAACATCCAGCTCTCCTTCATGGATACAGCCGCCCTCTTGTTCATGATCGGCGCTCTCATCCCTTTCAATGTCATTCTGGATGTCATCTCCAAAT GTTACTCGGAGAGGGCAATGCTTTACTATGAACTGGAAGACGGGCTGTACACCACTAGTCCATATTTCTTTGCCAAG ATCCTCGGCGAGCTTCCGGAGCACTGTGCCTACATCATCATCTACGGGATGCCCACCTACTGGCTGGCCAACCTGAGGCCGGGCCTCCAGCCCTTCCTGCTGCACTTCCTGCTGGTGTGGCTGGTGGTCTTCTGTTGCAGGATTATGGCCCTGGCCACCGCGGCCCTGCTCCCCACCTTCCACATGGCCTCCTTCCTCAGCAACGCCCTCTACAACTCCTTCTACCTCACCGCGGGCTACATGATAAACTTGAGCAGCCTGTGGACAG TGCCCGCGTGGATTTCCAAAGTGTCCTTCCTGCGGTGGTGTTTTGAAGGGCTGATGAAGATTCAGTTCAGCggaagaaattataaaatgccTCTCGGGAACTTCACCACCGCGGTCTCAGGAGATAAA ATCCTCAGTGCCATGGAGCTGAACTCGTACCCTCTCTACGCCATCTACCTCATCGTCATTGGCCTCAGCGGTGGCTTCATGGTCCTGTACTACGTGTCCTTAAGGTTCATCAAACAGAAGCCAAGTCAAGACTGGTGA